In Nicotiana tabacum cultivar K326 chromosome 11, ASM71507v2, whole genome shotgun sequence, a single window of DNA contains:
- the LOC107816125 gene encoding G-type lectin S-receptor-like serine/threonine-protein kinase LECRK1, with protein MPLRILVKISLYEKWQILLFSHLSAMATFMFLMLPMLFAAVEVGAQKQLSNITLGSILYPNRNPSSWLSSSGHFAFGFYSKGDGFQVGIWLASTSEKTVVWSASRDDPPVHSDGYLEFTKEGKLILWTKQNMKVIAESPKPLTSASMLDSGNFVIYNKTDVVWESFDYPTDTLLVGQRLISGHSLVSSVSEIDHSIGRFYLSMQPDGNLVAYPTNYINRPEASYWAFMLQSRGEFGDVDSVFVSLTSRGQLFRNASNGFGFQVNEIANSSTRTPNKTVIYRATLDPDGIFRLYTHSFEGRDESSLEINWSSLQNQCQARGFCGVNSYCTARNGSSSTGACSCLPGFLYANHEMKFQGCYRGFVYEESCGSSNSTLLAYNLTMIQHLKLGGYPFSQVSIVEQDCRKSCLEDCTCWAAQYVNGVCCKFKLPLVYSTLDPTDQSVKAFVKQSYNISQIAGHTVPYPGKAGNRNKSRKEIILILSLALGSVAFLLTVVAICSYLFYRSSEGQYQKLLENPYLGPNEEFTLRSFSYEELEKATEYFKEEIRNGSFGNLYKGILSEGNRTIAVKRLEKMGDEGEREFKAEMTAIGQARHKNLVHLLGFCLEGSEKILVYEYTSNGSLADILFNSETSPSWEQRMRLALDISRGILYLHEECETCIIHCNIKAHNILVDDLWTAKISDFGLAKFLVPNQVGNQLQLKTRGYLAPELQNTALISDKVDVYSYGVMLLEIICCRSNMDVNVSTEDEIFLPTWVHKCFVENDLKKLVGDEEVDVKSLERTVKVGLLCIHDNPDLRPSMRNVVLMLEGIMDIPFLAYTNIV; from the coding sequence ATGCCCCTGCGTATATTAGTCAAAATATCCTTATACGAAAAGTGGCAAATATTACTATTTTCCCATCTTTCTGCCATGGCTACTTTCATGTTCTTGATGCTTCCAATGCTATTTGCAGCTGTTGAAGTTGGAGCACAGAAGCAACTTTCCAACATAACCTTAGGTTCTATTCTTTATCCAAACCGAAATCCGAGTTCTTGGCTATCTTCTTCAGGCCATTTTGCATTTGGTTTCTACTCAAAAGGGGATGGATTTCAAGTTGGCATATGGTTAGCTTCCACGAGCGAAAAAACTGTCGTTTGGAGTGCTAGTAGAGATGATCCTCCAGTTCATTCGGATGGATACCTCGAGTTTACAAAAGAAGGCAAACTTATTCTATGGACAAAGCAGAACATGAAAGTCATTGCAGAATCTCCAAAGCCACTAACTTCAGCTTCCATGCTTGATTCTGGTAACTTTGTTATCTATAATAAAACAGATGTCGTTTGGGAAAGTTTTGATTATCCAACGGACACCCTCCTCGTTGGCCAGCGCCTAATATCAGGCCACAGCCTTGTCTCTAGTGTCAGTGAAATTGATCATTCAATTGGGAGATTTTATTTGAGTATGCAGCCTGATGGGAATCTTGTTGCATATCCAACCAATTACATAAATAGACCTGAGGCTTCCTATTGGGCTTTCATGTTACAAAGTAGAGGCGAATTCGGTGATGTTGATTCAGTTTTTGTGAGTCTTACTTCAAGAGGCCAACTGTTTAGAAATGCTTCTaatggttttggttttcaagtgaaTGAAATAGCAAATAGCTCAACTCGAACACCAAATAAGACAGTGATTTATCGCGCTACTCTTGATCCTGATGGTATTTTTAGGCTTTATACACACAGTTTTGAAGGCAGAGATGAATCGAGCTTGGAAATCAATTGGTCATCGCTACAAAATCAATGCCAAGCCAGGGGATTCTGTGGCGTAAACAGTTATTGTACTGCAAGAAATGGCAGCAGCAGCACAGGTGCTTGTTCTTGCTTACCAGGATTTTTATATGCCAACCATGAAATGAAATTCCAAGGGTGCTATCGGGGATTTGTTTATGAAGAGTCTTGTGGAAGCAGCAACTCTACATTATTGGCCTACAATCTCACCATGATTCAACACTTGAAACTTGGAGGATATCCATTTTCTCAGGTTTCAATTGTTGAGCAGGATTGCAGAAAATCTTGCTTGGAAGATTGTACTTGTTGGGCTGCTCAATATGTCAATGGAGTTTGCTGCAAATTCAAGCTTCCATTAGTATATTCAACACTTGATCCAACTGATCAGTCTGTCAAGGCTTTTGTCAAGCAGAGCTACAATATTTCCCAAATTGCAGGTCACACTGTTCCCTATCCTGGAAAAGCTGGGAATAGAAATAAAAGCCGGAAAGAGATAATCTTGATTCTATCCCTGGCTCTTGGCTCCGTAGCATTTCTGCTTACGGTTGTTGCAATTTGCAGTTATCTTTTCTACAGAAGCAGTGAGGGCCAATATCAAAAACTGTTGGAAAATCCATATTTGGGGCCAAACGAGGAGTTCACTCTTCGATCATTTTCTTACGAAGAGCTTGAAAAAGCCACTGAATATTTCAAGGAAGAGATAAGGAATGGTTCGTTTGGAAACCTCTATAAAGGAATTTTATCAGAAGGTAACAGAACGATTGCTGTAAAACGACTGGAGAAGATGGGGGATGAAGGAGAAAGGGAGTTTAAAGCAGAAATGACAGCAATTGGGCAAGCTCGTCACAAAAACTTGGTTCATTTGCTTGGTTTTTGCTTGGAGGGATCCGAAAAGATTCTTGTATACGAGTACACGAGCAATGGATCACTTGCAGATATCCTATTTAATTCTGAAACAAGTCCTTCTTGGGAGCAAAGGATGAGGCTTGCACTTGACATATCACGAGGAATACTTTATTTGCATGAAGAATGTGAGACTTGCATAATTCACTGCAACATAAAGGCACACAATATCCTTGTAGATGATTTGTGGACGGCTAAAATCTCTGATTTTGGGCTAGCAAAGTTTTTGGTTCCTAATCAAGTAGGAAACCAACTTCAGCTCAAAACAAGAGGGTATTTGGCACCAGAGTTGCAGAATACCGCCTTGATATCTGACAAGGTAGATGTTTATAGCTATGGAGTGATGCTCTTGGAGATCATATGCTGTAGAAGTAATATGGATGTCAACGTCTCAACTGAGGATGAGATCTTTCTTCCTACTTGGGTACATAAATGCTTTGTCGAAAATGATCTCAAAAAGCTAGTGGGAGATGAGGAAGTAGACGTGAAGTCCTTAGAGAGGACGGTGAAGGTTGGTTTGTTATGCATTCATGATAATCCTGATCTGCGCCCTTCTATGAGGAATGTGGTTCTCATGTTAGAAGGAATTATGGACATACCATTTTTAGCATACACAAACATTGTTTAG
- the LOC107816124 gene encoding G-type lectin S-receptor-like serine/threonine-protein kinase LECRK2 codes for MLKVKTCAAFSYSNIMSLYFFLVLYVIFGSARAQSKPRNTIGLGSSLHPTTQPTAWYSASGHFAFGFYPQGSGYKVGIWLVGGSNNNDTIVWTAFRDDPEISADSTLAFIDGKVILKTSNEEDKTIASSSESAYYANLLDNGNFVLYNQDHESIYESFNSPGDTILGGQILASGVKLISSFSSTNHSSGRFRLVMQGDGNLVAYPKNLNEAVDAYWASQVYCSGCRNHLLLNSTGILLLINDTDSSVIRRLYSPLMQKNTGIYRATLDHDGNFRLYSHEFDSNGNSKIRLEWEAIDDLCLVKGFCGLNSFCVTTHNVHSCMCLPGSYLKENDPSFGDCQRNFTRGKCIHGKEDSSVYKITTTTNLTWDDPPYFATSFLGKEDCVKSCFEDCDCDAALFDENGQCMKHKLPLRYVKGAPEGSHTGFFKVSNIVVQNPTTDSVKPPWVVILVLSISFVLYLGTALALSGFYVFKFRIIKYRKLLQTGTTGLTKNFILRTCSYRELKQATDGFKEELGKGAFGAVYKGSFDKGKNLVAVKRLEKVVDEGEREFRAEMKSIGRTRHRNLVRLLGYCAEGSKRALVYEYMSNGCLANLLFRGATRPDWNVRVNIALDVARGILYLHEECEAPIIHCDIKPQNILLDELLTAKISDFGLAKLLMPDQTRTFTGVRGTRGYLAPEWQTNAPISVKVDVYSYGIVLLEIICCRRNIEVYVTKIEEIELSKWAYSCLVESEIDKLVGSEEVDKNTLERMISVAIWCIQDEPALRPPMKQVLQMLQGIIDIPIPPCPISSS; via the coding sequence atgttaaaagttaaaacttgtgCTGCTTTCTCTTACTCCAATATCATGTCTCTATATTTCTTCCTTGTATTGTATGTGATCTTTGGATCAGCTAGAGCTCAATCAAAGCCACGAAATACAATAGGATTAGGATCTTCTCTTCATCCCACTACTCAGCCTACAGCATGGTACTCAGCTTCTGGTCATTTCGCCTTTGGTTTTTATCCACAAGGAAGTGGTTACAAGGTAGGAATTTGGCTAGTGGGAGGCTCCAATAACAATGATACTATTGTCTGGACCGCGTTTCGTGATGATCCAGAAATATCTGCAGATTCCACCTTGGCCTTTATTGATGGAAAAGTAATTCTGAAAACAAGTAATGAGGAGGATAAGACTATTGCTAGTTCATCAGAATCTGCATATTATGCCAACTTGCTTgataatggtaactttgttcttTACAACCAAGATCATGAGTCTATTTATGAGAGTTTCAATTCTCCTGGTGATACAATATTAGGTGGCCAGATTCTAGCTAGTGGGGTTAAATTGATTTCTAGTTTCTCCTCCACAAATCATTCCTCAGGGAGATTTCGCCTCGTGATGCAGGGCGATGGGAACCTTGTTGCATACCCCAAAAATTTGAATGAGGCAGTGGATGCCTATTGGGCTTCACAGGTCTATTGCTCTGGTTGCAGAAATCATCTGCTTCTTAACAGTACAGGCATCTTATTGCTGATCAATGACACTGATTCTTCAGTAATTCGACGATTATATAGTCCACTTATGCAGAAGAACACAGGTATTTATCGGGCTACACTCGATCATGATGGAAATTTTCGACTCTATTCTCATGAATTCGACTCCAATGGTAATTCCAAAATACGGTTGGAGTGGGAGGCGATCGATGATCTCTGTCTTGTGAAGGGATTCTGCGGCCTTAACAGCTTTTGTGTTACAACTCACAATGTACACTCTTGTATGTGTCTACCAGGATCATACTTGAAAGAGAATGATCCAAGCTTTGGTGATTGTCAAAGGAACTTCACTAGAGGAAAGTGCATTCATGGCAAAGAAGATTCAAGTGTCTATAAGATTACTACTACGACTAATCTTACTTGGGACGATCCTCCTTATTTTGCTACATCATTTCTAGGAAAAGAAGATTGTGTCAAATCTTGTTTTGAGGACTGTGATTGTGATGCTGCCCTCTTCGACGAAAATGGCCAATGTATGAAACATAAGCTGCCTTTGAGGTATGTCAAAGGCGCTCCTGAAGGATCTCACACTGGTTTTTTCAAAGTCAGCAATATAGTCGTGCAAAATCCAACAACAGATTCAGTGAAGCCACCATGGGTAGTGATCTTGGTTTTATCGATAAGTTTCGTTCTGTATTTAGGTACTGCTCTTGCATTATCAGGATTTTACGTCTTCAAATTCAGGATAATAAAGTACAGGAAGCTATTGCAGACAGGAACCACAGGCTTAACGAAAAACTTCATACTCAGAACTTGCTCTTACAGAGAGCTAAAACAAGCAACTGATGGTTTCAAAGAAGAGTTGGGAAAGGGTGCCTTCGGTGCAGTTTATAAAGGGAGCTTCGACAAAGGTAAAAACCTTGTGGCGGTGAAGAGGCTAGAGAAAGTAGTCGATGAAGGTGAAAGGGAATTCAGAGCAGAAATGAAGTCCATTGGCAGAACTCGACACAGGAACTTGGTTCGATTGCTTGGATATTGTGCTGAAGGCTCAAAAAGAGCTCTAGTTTATGAATATATGAGCAATGGTTGCCTAGCAAATCTCTTGTTCCGAGGAGCTACTCGGCCGGATTGGAACGTAAGAGTAAATATTGCACTAGACGTTGCCAGGGGAATCCTTTACCTCCACGAAGAATGTGAAGCTCCAATCATCCACTGTGATATAAAACCACAAAACATCTTACTCGACGAGTTGTTGACAGCTAAAATCTCAGATTTCGGGTTGGCCAAACTACTAATGCCTGATCAAACAAGAACATTCACCGGCGTAAGAGGGACTAGAGGGTATTTGGCACCAGAATGGCAAACAAATGCCCCTATCTCTGTCAAAGTAGATGTCTACAGTTATGGTATTGTATTGCTAGAAATCATTTGCTGCAGAAGAAACATTGAAGTGTATGTGACTAAAATAGAAGAAATCGAGCTTTCTAAATGGGCATATAGTTGCCTTGTAGAAAGTGAAATAGACAAGCTTGTTGGAAGTGAAGAAGTAGACAAGAATACCTTGGAGAGAATGATCTCAGTGGCGATCTGGTGCATTCAGGACGAACCGGCTCTTCGTCCTCCCATGAAACAAGTATTACAGATGTTACAGGGAATTATTGATATTCCAATTCCTCCATGTCCAATTAGCAGCAGTTAA